In Streptomyces sp. NBC_00306, a single genomic region encodes these proteins:
- a CDS encoding PLP-dependent cysteine synthase family protein: protein MSTDEKRVTDGATATADVDRSDPQYRAWLKEAVRKVQADANRSADTHLLRFPLPEEWGIDLYLKDESTHPTGSLKHRLARSLFLYGLCNGWIRPGKPVIEASSGSTAVSEAYFAKLIGVPFVAVMPRTTSTEKIRLIEFHGGRCHFVDDSRRMYEESAALAERTGGHYMDQFTYAERATDWRGNNNIAESIYQQLRLERYPCPTWIVATAGTGGTSATVARYVHYMQYDTRICVPDPENSCFFEGWTQSDPQASTDCGSRIEGIGRPRMEPSFVPGAIDRMMKVPDAASVAAVRALDAAIGRKAGGSTGTGLWSALRIIAEMVADGQRGSVVTLLCDPGDRYLDKYYSDAWLAGQGLDIAPYTATLERFLSTGVWPD, encoded by the coding sequence ATGAGCACGGACGAGAAGCGTGTGACGGACGGGGCGACGGCGACCGCCGACGTCGACCGAAGCGACCCGCAGTACCGGGCCTGGCTGAAGGAGGCGGTCCGCAAGGTCCAGGCGGACGCCAACCGTTCGGCGGACACGCATCTGCTCAGATTCCCGTTGCCCGAGGAGTGGGGCATCGACCTCTACCTCAAGGACGAGTCCACCCACCCCACCGGCAGCCTCAAGCACCGGCTGGCCCGTTCCCTCTTCCTCTACGGCCTCTGCAATGGCTGGATCCGGCCTGGCAAACCCGTCATCGAGGCGTCCAGCGGCTCCACGGCCGTCTCCGAGGCGTACTTCGCCAAGCTGATCGGCGTCCCCTTCGTCGCGGTGATGCCGCGCACCACCAGTACCGAAAAGATCCGGCTGATCGAGTTCCACGGCGGCCGGTGCCACTTCGTGGACGACTCCCGCAGGATGTACGAGGAGTCGGCGGCACTCGCCGAGCGGACCGGCGGCCACTACATGGACCAGTTCACCTACGCCGAGCGGGCCACCGACTGGCGCGGCAACAACAACATCGCCGAGTCGATCTACCAGCAACTGCGGCTGGAGCGGTACCCCTGCCCCACGTGGATCGTCGCCACGGCCGGCACGGGCGGCACCTCCGCGACCGTGGCCCGCTATGTGCACTACATGCAGTACGACACCCGCATCTGTGTGCCCGACCCGGAGAACTCCTGTTTCTTCGAGGGGTGGACCCAGAGCGACCCGCAGGCCAGCACCGACTGCGGCTCCCGTATCGAAGGCATCGGCCGGCCGCGCATGGAGCCGAGCTTCGTGCCCGGAGCCATCGACCGGATGATGAAGGTGCCCGACGCGGCCAGCGTCGCGGCCGTACGGGCACTGGACGCGGCCATCGGGCGCAAGGCGGGCGGCTCCACCGGCACCGGTCTGTGGAGCGCGCTGAGGATCATCGCGGAGATGGTGGCGGACGGGCAGCGGGGGAGTGTCGTCACCCTGCTCTGCGACCCGGGTGACCGCTATCTGGACAAGTACTACTCCGACGCGTGGCTGGCCGGACAGGGTCTGGACATCGCTCCGTACACCGCGACCCTGGAGCGCTTCCTGTCGACGGGCGTCTGGCCCGACTGA
- a CDS encoding ATP-binding protein, which translates to MISQPSRHCTVELQALPSRIGQVRRIISAQLRYWHLDPLIDQAALGVTELLTNVHRHAEPDKMCTVDIELLLDRLTVSVQDNDPRLPTVRDSDALDTSGRGLGLIAAVSDCWGVHPRGDLGKAVWFTLSAPSAAVALPVHPIVHGATTEGPFTAAPPVAPEHTAMPSTVSS; encoded by the coding sequence GTGATCAGCCAGCCAAGCAGGCACTGCACGGTGGAGCTCCAAGCCCTGCCGTCGCGGATCGGACAGGTCCGCAGAATCATTTCGGCGCAACTGCGCTACTGGCATCTCGATCCTCTGATCGACCAGGCGGCGCTCGGCGTCACTGAACTGCTGACCAACGTCCACCGGCATGCCGAGCCGGACAAGATGTGCACCGTGGACATCGAGCTGCTGCTCGACCGCCTCACGGTGTCCGTACAGGACAACGACCCGCGGCTGCCGACCGTGCGGGACAGCGATGCTCTCGACACGTCGGGGCGCGGTCTCGGACTGATAGCCGCCGTGAGCGACTGCTGGGGTGTGCATCCCCGGGGCGACCTGGGCAAGGCCGTCTGGTTCACGCTCTCGGCGCCGTCGGCGGCCGTTGCGCTGCCCGTGCATCCGATCGTGCACGGGGCCACCACGGAAGGGCCGTTCACCGCGGCTCCGCCGGTCGCGCCCGAGCACACCGCGATGCCGTCGACGGTGTCCAGCTGA
- a CDS encoding ABC transporter permease, with protein MSSSRASLRLSIGSLRAHKRRFAGTFTAVLLGVAFLTGTLVMGDTLRGSFDTMFASANGGTDAVVRSSNVVTVPGDAQGTRQNVPTDLAARIKGVEGVAAAEPSIQGAGQLVGANGKPIGGQGPPTVAGNWIADTELNPYQLAEGRAPARTGEVVVNRGAAETGGLEIGDRTVLRTPDPVRVTVVGLATFGGEDGMGQVTFTGMTRADAEKYLTPKPGEAASVQVRAGPGTGQQELVDALRPVLPAGVEAITGQASTEENQDMISGQFLSLFTTLLLVFSGIVLLVATFSIYNTFAIVIAQRTRENALLRALGASRRQIVGSTLAEASAVALVASGAGLLGGIGIAAGLRALFPVIGFPFPEGGLVISALSLLLPLAVGVLVCLGSALMPAVRAGRTAPLAALRETAVDRSAASVKRARTGGAVALAALAVILVGVLATPSIWLAATGAILALAAFVVLGPVASPYAVRILGAPLDRLRGVSGRLAQRNALRSPGRTAATATALMIGVAVVSLFTVFGASLKATMDQTVSRSFAGDVAVSAPSFGAGGSGLSPKLAPVIAALPEVETAVGLGQGVAEVDGAGRQLTVTDPVALGRAFDLGTVRGSLDGLGSDGMAVAATEAGKRGWKPGSTADVTFTDGTSKTFTVRAVYEQAELAGDYVITRGAWAPHRGQDSDTLIAVGFKDGVPTADGTAAVEKTASAYGNPEVQTREEYAQSAAGAIDMMLTLVYALLALAVVIALLGIANTLTLAIHERTRELGLLRAVGQTRTQLRAMVRYESVLVAAFGTAGGLALGGLLGWVLVKASEGTGDTSFAFAVPPVQLLVVALVGLVAGAVAGWRPARRAARLDVLRAIATE; from the coding sequence ATGAGCAGCAGCCGCGCGTCCCTGCGCCTCAGCATCGGCTCACTGCGGGCCCACAAGCGGCGCTTCGCGGGAACGTTCACCGCCGTCCTCCTCGGGGTGGCCTTCCTCACCGGCACCCTCGTCATGGGCGACACACTGCGCGGCAGCTTCGACACGATGTTCGCCAGCGCCAATGGCGGCACCGACGCCGTCGTCCGCAGCTCCAACGTCGTCACGGTCCCCGGTGACGCCCAGGGGACCCGGCAGAACGTGCCTACCGACCTCGCCGCCCGTATCAAGGGGGTCGAGGGCGTCGCCGCCGCGGAGCCAAGCATCCAGGGCGCGGGACAGCTCGTGGGAGCTAACGGCAAGCCGATCGGCGGGCAGGGCCCTCCGACGGTCGCCGGCAACTGGATTGCCGACACCGAACTCAACCCGTATCAGCTCGCCGAGGGCCGCGCCCCCGCCCGTACCGGCGAAGTCGTCGTCAACCGCGGCGCCGCCGAGACGGGCGGGCTGGAGATCGGCGACCGCACCGTCCTGCGCACCCCCGACCCGGTACGGGTCACGGTCGTGGGGCTGGCCACCTTCGGCGGCGAGGACGGCATGGGGCAGGTGACCTTCACCGGTATGACCCGGGCCGACGCCGAGAAGTACCTCACCCCGAAGCCCGGTGAGGCAGCGTCCGTCCAGGTGCGGGCCGGGCCCGGCACCGGTCAGCAGGAACTGGTCGACGCGCTCCGCCCCGTGCTCCCCGCAGGCGTCGAGGCCATCACCGGACAGGCGTCCACCGAAGAGAACCAGGACATGATCTCCGGTCAGTTCCTGAGCCTGTTCACCACCTTGCTCCTGGTCTTCTCCGGCATCGTCCTGCTGGTCGCCACCTTCTCCATCTACAACACCTTCGCCATCGTCATCGCCCAGCGGACCCGCGAGAACGCGCTGCTGCGCGCCCTCGGAGCCTCCCGCCGCCAGATCGTCGGCTCGACTCTCGCCGAGGCGAGCGCCGTCGCGCTCGTCGCCTCCGGTGCCGGGCTGCTCGGCGGTATCGGTATCGCGGCAGGACTGCGGGCGCTGTTCCCGGTCATCGGATTCCCCTTCCCCGAGGGCGGCCTGGTGATCAGCGCTCTCTCCCTGCTGCTGCCGCTCGCCGTCGGGGTGCTCGTCTGCCTCGGCTCGGCATTGATGCCGGCAGTGCGCGCCGGACGTACCGCCCCGCTGGCGGCCCTGCGCGAGACGGCGGTCGACCGGTCGGCCGCCTCGGTGAAGCGTGCCCGCACCGGCGGGGCCGTGGCGCTCGCCGCCCTCGCCGTCATCCTCGTCGGCGTCCTCGCGACCCCGTCCATCTGGCTTGCCGCCACCGGCGCGATCCTCGCCCTCGCCGCCTTCGTGGTGCTGGGCCCGGTCGCGTCCCCGTACGCCGTACGGATCCTGGGCGCACCGCTCGACCGGCTGCGCGGTGTCTCCGGCAGGCTGGCCCAGCGCAACGCCCTGCGTAGCCCGGGGCGCACGGCGGCGACCGCCACCGCCCTGATGATCGGCGTCGCGGTCGTCTCGCTCTTCACCGTCTTCGGCGCCTCGCTCAAGGCCACCATGGACCAGACGGTCTCCCGCTCCTTCGCGGGTGATGTCGCGGTCAGCGCACCCTCGTTCGGCGCGGGCGGCAGCGGGCTCAGCCCGAAGCTCGCCCCGGTCATCGCGGCGCTGCCCGAGGTGGAGACCGCCGTCGGTCTCGGCCAGGGCGTCGCCGAGGTCGACGGCGCGGGCCGTCAGCTGACGGTCACCGATCCGGTCGCCCTCGGCAGGGCGTTCGACCTCGGCACGGTCCGGGGCTCGCTCGACGGGCTCGGCAGCGACGGCATGGCCGTGGCGGCCACCGAGGCCGGGAAGCGGGGCTGGAAGCCGGGCTCGACGGCCGACGTCACCTTCACGGACGGCACGTCAAAGACCTTCACCGTGCGCGCCGTGTACGAACAGGCGGAACTCGCGGGCGACTACGTCATCACCCGCGGGGCCTGGGCCCCGCACCGCGGCCAGGACTCCGACACGCTGATCGCCGTCGGCTTCAAGGACGGTGTGCCGACCGCGGACGGCACGGCAGCCGTCGAGAAGACCGCGTCCGCCTACGGAAACCCCGAGGTGCAGACCCGCGAGGAGTACGCGCAGTCCGCGGCGGGCGCCATCGACATGATGCTCACGCTGGTCTACGCACTGCTCGCGCTGGCCGTCGTGATCGCGCTGCTGGGCATCGCCAACACGCTCACCCTCGCGATCCACGAACGCACCAGGGAACTGGGCCTGTTGCGGGCCGTCGGCCAGACGAGGACCCAGCTGCGCGCCATGGTGCGCTACGAGTCCGTGCTGGTCGCCGCGTTCGGCACGGCCGGCGGACTCGCACTCGGCGGACTGCTCGGCTGGGTGCTGGTCAAGGCGTCCGAAGGCACGGGCGACACGTCCTTCGCCTTCGCGGTGCCGCCCGTGCAACTGCTGGTGGTGGCACTCGTCGGCCTGGTCGCCGGAGCGGTCGCGGGCTGGCGGCCCGCGCGCCGCGCCGCGCGCCTGGACGTGCTGCGGGCCATCGCGACGGAGTAG